From Aegilops tauschii subsp. strangulata cultivar AL8/78 chromosome 5, Aet v6.0, whole genome shotgun sequence:
TATGTACATGTTTCTTGaatgaagaagaaaaaggaaaaatgaaTGACCCTACAAAAAATCCACCACCAAGCAGAGAAATTCCACCGGGACAAACGGAAAGCAACGGCCGTTTCCTTCCCAACAAGCGGCACGCAAGCACGCACCGTTTGACCACGGCCCCGGTCAAACTAAACACGTTGCCCAGCCGCGCACGCCTGGTCGTTGCACTCCACTGACTTgccgccggcgccggccggcTTCCCGCCCTTGCTCGACCCGTCCGACTCGGCCCTCCGTGTCGACCTCGACCCCCACGCCGCCGAGAAGGTCCGCGACAGGAACGATGGCCACCGCCCGGACTGGCCCAGCCGCACGCTCCTCCCGCCGCGGCTgctcccgtcgccgccgccgccgcccagccggagggcgCGGCGCATGCTGCCCTGGCGGCCGGCGGTGAACGCGACGAGGCTCTTCGTTCGCCGGAGCTTGCCCGCCGCGACGACCTCCCGGAGCACGCTCTCCGGCAGCCGCAGCGTGAACCTCTCGGCGCCGGCGCCGGTGCCAGCGCTGGCTCGCGGGGCGAGCGAGTGGCCGGTGGAGTGCGAGCGCGGGAAGCGCGCGGGCCCGCGGCTGGACTTGGACCGCAGCGCGCGCTTCAGGCTGCCGATGCGCGTCAGCTCGTCGGTCTCCTCCCGTATGATCCTCTCGTCCTCACTCTCCTCCACGTCGATGACGACGGCGTGCGCCGCCTCCGTCTCAGACGCCGGCAATTCCTGCGGCTGCGGGGCGGGATGGACGCTCGACAGCTCGGCCGGCTGATCGCCGGCGGCCGGGGCATCGGCGTCGCCGTCGGGGACGAGGTTGGCGCGGCAGACCGGGCAGGTGACGTGGGAGGCGAGCCAGGTGTCGATGCAGTCCGGGTGGAAGACGTGGGAGCACTTGGGCAGGAGGCGGAGCGTCTCGTCGTCGTCGAACTCGCTGAGGCAGACGGCGCATTCGAGCGCGCCCTTGACGGCCTTGTGCTCCTTGACGTCGGCGTACGCCATGGTGGGGAAGGCCTCGAGGACGGCCGGGTCGAGCCCACGCTGCTGCCGCCGCgaccgcgccgccgcggcggcgcCGAGCGGGAGCGTGGTGGCCGAGTAGGGGCTGTCGCCGTAGCAGTGGCGGATGTAGACGGAGAAGAagccgaggaagaagaaggcggcgatgaggacgacgatgACGATGGCCATGGACGGGCTGAAGTTCGTGTAGTACTGCCCGCCCGGCGGGGGCGGGTTCTGGTTCTGCTGCGCCGCCGTGAAGTCTGCGACGGCgagcgccaggaggaggaggagccagAGGCGGCCACTGGCGCAGCGTGCCGGCCCCATCGATTTGCTCTCTG
This genomic window contains:
- the LOC109778447 gene encoding E3 ubiquitin-protein ligase ATL6; translation: MGPARCASGRLWLLLLLALAVADFTAAQQNQNPPPPGGQYYTNFSPSMAIVIVVLIAAFFFLGFFSVYIRHCYGDSPYSATTLPLGAAAAARSRRQQRGLDPAVLEAFPTMAYADVKEHKAVKGALECAVCLSEFDDDETLRLLPKCSHVFHPDCIDTWLASHVTCPVCRANLVPDGDADAPAAGDQPAELSSVHPAPQPQELPASETEAAHAVVIDVEESEDERIIREETDELTRIGSLKRALRSKSSRGPARFPRSHSTGHSLAPRASAGTGAGAERFTLRLPESVLREVVAAGKLRRTKSLVAFTAGRQGSMRRALRLGGGGGDGSSRGGRSVRLGQSGRWPSFLSRTFSAAWGSRSTRRAESDGSSKGGKPAGAGGKSVECNDQACAAGQRV